A genomic window from Nitrospira sp. includes:
- a CDS encoding putative zinc-binding metallopeptidase, giving the protein MGRSEKQRPQRGLPATPAPAWTEWNDEQLLDLRMCDLDLRLDGTFYQEPIAQLYRELAARRLLFRPYVWISDEWFTPDGVPGIAVPFYLAHPRLAKLEASQMLEVEGGTHDWCMRILRHEAGHAIENAFLLRRRRRRQKLFGRSSQPYPEYYTPRPYSRSFVRHLDVWYAQSHPDEDFAETFAVWLDPQSCWRERYRGWPVMKKLEFMERLMGELAEVAPRVTGRQLLDPLPRIYKTLRDHYEEKRKHYGIGRASSYDSDLKKLFSDQPVHVKNLSAAEFLSRTRKEIRRRVAEWTGEYQYTIDQVLESMIERCHASKLHLTQPREQAKLDFAILLTVQTMNYLHSGRHKVAL; this is encoded by the coding sequence ATGGGGCGAAGCGAGAAACAGCGACCACAGCGGGGCCTTCCGGCAACTCCTGCACCGGCATGGACGGAGTGGAACGACGAGCAACTTCTCGACCTTCGCATGTGCGATTTGGATCTACGGCTCGACGGCACGTTTTATCAAGAGCCGATCGCACAGTTGTATCGCGAATTGGCCGCACGCCGGTTGCTGTTCCGGCCATATGTGTGGATTTCAGACGAGTGGTTCACCCCGGACGGCGTGCCGGGAATTGCCGTCCCCTTCTATCTCGCCCATCCGCGGCTCGCGAAGTTGGAAGCTAGTCAGATGCTGGAAGTGGAGGGAGGCACACACGACTGGTGTATGCGCATCTTGCGTCACGAGGCCGGCCATGCGATTGAAAATGCTTTCCTGCTCCGTCGTCGTCGGCGGCGGCAGAAATTGTTCGGACGCTCCTCTCAGCCCTATCCTGAATACTATACGCCGCGGCCCTACAGCCGGAGTTTCGTGCGTCACCTGGATGTCTGGTACGCGCAAAGTCATCCCGATGAAGATTTTGCCGAAACGTTCGCCGTGTGGCTCGATCCGCAGTCGTGCTGGCGCGAGCGGTATCGCGGATGGCCGGTGATGAAGAAGCTGGAGTTCATGGAGCGGCTCATGGGCGAGTTGGCCGAGGTGGCGCCAAGGGTGACCGGGCGGCAATTGCTGGATCCGCTGCCTCGCATCTACAAGACCTTGCGCGACCACTATGAGGAAAAACGGAAGCACTATGGGATCGGGCGCGCGTCATCCTATGACAGCGACCTGAAAAAGCTGTTTTCGGACCAGCCCGTCCATGTCAAGAATCTCAGCGCCGCCGAGTTTCTGTCTCGCACACGCAAGGAGATCCGCCGCCGCGTCGCAGAATGGACCGGTGAATATCAGTACACCATCGATCAGGTTCTGGAGAGCATGATCGAACGATGCCACGCGTCGAAGTTGCATCTGACGCAGCCACGCGAGCAAGCCAAGCTCGATTTCGCGATCCTGCTGACGGTGCAGACCATGAACTATCTGCACAGCGGGAGGCACAAGGTAGCGTTATGA
- a CDS encoding ATP-grasp domain-containing protein, whose protein sequence is MKRLRVLVLMHKDLVPPEPLNGQNPEGAEWRTEYDVVSTLKKLGHDVQALGVKSDLEVIRTAVEGWKPHIAFNLLEEFDGLAVYDQNVVSYLELMRIPYTGCNPRGLMLARDKALAKQVMSYHRIPYPEFMVVPLHRMVRRPKYLSFPLIVKSITEEASLGISQASIVDDDEKLRERVAFIHDHIGTGALVERYIEGRELYVGVMGNAHLQVLPVWELVMDKMPDEARRIATQRVKWSRKYQDKYGICSCEARNLPDGVADQIQHLAKRVYRALGLSGYARIDMRMDKDGNVYVLEANPNPQIASGEDFADSAEKADLAYKDLLQELLQVGLRWRPAQAA, encoded by the coding sequence ATGAAGCGATTGCGCGTGCTGGTGCTCATGCACAAGGATCTGGTTCCTCCGGAGCCGCTCAACGGTCAGAATCCGGAGGGCGCGGAATGGCGGACGGAATATGATGTCGTCTCAACATTGAAAAAGCTGGGCCACGACGTGCAGGCGCTCGGCGTGAAAAGTGATCTGGAAGTCATCCGCACAGCGGTGGAGGGATGGAAGCCGCACATTGCCTTCAACCTCTTAGAGGAATTCGACGGCCTGGCCGTCTACGACCAGAATGTCGTGTCCTATCTGGAGTTGATGCGGATCCCCTACACCGGCTGCAATCCGCGCGGGCTCATGTTGGCCAGGGACAAGGCCTTGGCCAAACAGGTGATGTCCTACCATCGCATCCCCTATCCGGAGTTCATGGTGGTGCCGTTACATCGGATGGTGCGGCGACCCAAGTATCTGTCCTTTCCGCTGATCGTGAAATCCATCACAGAGGAAGCGTCCTTGGGGATTTCGCAGGCGTCGATCGTGGACGACGATGAGAAGCTGCGCGAACGGGTGGCCTTCATCCATGACCATATCGGGACCGGAGCCCTCGTCGAGCGATACATCGAGGGGCGCGAACTCTACGTCGGTGTGATGGGCAATGCCCATCTGCAAGTCCTTCCGGTCTGGGAATTGGTGATGGACAAGATGCCGGACGAGGCGCGACGCATCGCGACGCAACGTGTGAAGTGGAGTCGCAAATACCAGGACAAGTACGGCATCTGCTCCTGCGAGGCGAGGAATCTTCCGGACGGGGTCGCCGATCAGATTCAGCATCTCGCCAAGCGTGTCTATCGTGCATTGGGCTTGAGCGGCTATGCGCGCATCGACATGCGGATGGACAAAGACGGCAATGTCTACGTCCTCGAAGCCAACCCCAATCCGCAAATCGCGAGCGGTGAAGATTTTGCCGACTCAGCCGAGAAAGCCGACCTGGCCTACAAAGATCTGCTGCAGGAATTGTTGCAGGTGGGGTTGCGATGGCGCCCCGCCCAAGCCGCGTAG
- the ttcA gene encoding tRNA 2-thiocytidine(32) synthetase TtcA encodes MQPLITPLTSPSPRRAKPPEELERLETRLCRLVGQAVADYRMIEDGDKVMVCLSGGKDSYGLLEILLSLRSRAPIEFEIVAVNLDQKQPGFPAHVLPDYLTKRGVPFHIETRDTYSIVKRLIPEGDTTCALCSRLRRGHLYRLATELRATKIALGHHRDDILETLLLNLLFTGKMKAMPPKLRSKSGRHVVIRPLAYVKEADLARYAELLQFPIIPCDLCGSQEDLKRKQVKQMLQDWNQRFPGSNDSMFAALGNIAPSLLLDRTLFDFSSLKTEDGPDDPAARDSDDESL; translated from the coding sequence ATGCAACCCCTCATCACTCCGCTGACGTCGCCCTCCCCACGGCGAGCCAAACCTCCCGAAGAACTCGAACGCCTGGAGACCAGATTGTGCCGCCTCGTCGGACAGGCGGTCGCCGACTATCGGATGATCGAGGACGGCGACAAGGTCATGGTCTGTCTTTCAGGCGGGAAAGACAGTTACGGGCTCTTGGAGATTCTGCTCTCACTTCGCAGCCGGGCACCGATCGAATTTGAGATCGTGGCCGTCAATCTTGATCAGAAACAGCCGGGCTTCCCCGCCCACGTGCTCCCTGACTATCTGACCAAGCGCGGGGTACCGTTTCACATCGAAACACGCGACACATACTCCATCGTCAAGCGATTGATTCCAGAAGGCGACACCACCTGCGCCCTGTGCTCGCGCCTACGTCGCGGGCACCTCTATCGGCTGGCCACCGAACTACGTGCCACCAAGATTGCCCTGGGACACCACCGCGATGATATTCTCGAAACCCTCCTCTTGAATCTGCTGTTTACCGGCAAGATGAAAGCGATGCCCCCCAAGCTACGCTCCAAGAGCGGCCGCCATGTGGTGATTCGCCCGTTGGCGTATGTGAAGGAGGCCGACCTGGCCCGTTATGCCGAGCTGCTTCAATTTCCGATCATCCCTTGTGATCTGTGCGGCTCGCAGGAAGACCTGAAACGCAAACAGGTCAAGCAGATGCTGCAAGACTGGAATCAGCGGTTTCCAGGATCGAACGACAGCATGTTCGCCGCACTCGGCAACATCGCCCCTTCGTTACTGCTGGATCGCACGCTCTTTGATTTTTCGTCTCTCAAAACCGAGGATGGACCTGACGATCCTGCCGCACGCGATTCCGATGATGAGAGCCTGTAG
- a CDS encoding OmpA family protein → GYDRYNVSDNDGVASLTGNAVWLKENPKALLKISGHCDERGTHDYNLVLGEKRAKAAKSFLVDMGVNAKQVAIISYGKDRPFCADHDEVCHQQNRRGHMLLRK, encoded by the coding sequence GGGTACGACCGGTATAACGTGTCGGACAATGACGGCGTGGCGTCGCTGACGGGGAACGCGGTCTGGCTCAAGGAGAACCCGAAGGCCCTGCTCAAGATCTCCGGGCACTGCGATGAACGCGGTACCCATGATTACAATCTCGTGCTCGGTGAAAAACGTGCCAAGGCGGCGAAGAGCTTCCTGGTCGACATGGGCGTCAACGCCAAGCAGGTCGCGATCATCTCCTACGGGAAGGATCGTCCCTTCTGCGCCGATCATGATGAAGTCTGCCATCAACAGAACCGGCGCGGCCACATGTTGCTGCGCAAATAA
- a CDS encoding PilZ domain-containing protein, translated as MERRDSPRYEIQVPLTFSGQSIAGSGLMTSLSKEGCHVVSEDSLPARACLSLHVEFPAPYEPLTVEVAEVRWTDATGFGLVFVHVHDEEHARLQKFIDWLKRTQNN; from the coding sequence GTGGAGCGTCGCGATAGCCCTCGTTATGAAATTCAGGTGCCGCTCACCTTTTCCGGCCAGTCCATTGCCGGAAGCGGGTTGATGACCAGCCTCTCCAAGGAAGGCTGTCACGTCGTCAGTGAAGACTCACTTCCTGCCAGGGCCTGTCTCTCCCTCCACGTTGAGTTTCCGGCGCCCTACGAACCCTTGACGGTGGAGGTCGCGGAGGTACGGTGGACAGATGCCACCGGGTTTGGGCTCGTCTTTGTGCATGTACACGACGAAGAGCATGCCAGACTGCAAAAGTTTATCGATTGGTTAAAGCGGACGCAGAATAACTAG
- a CDS encoding glucose-6-phosphate dehydrogenase, which translates to MNLGPTMDLPRLRTPCVMVIFGIDGDLAKRKLLPAVYNLMAGQFLPEEFAIVGLDRPESTTEAFREKLDRVMGEYLPVSADRAVWQAVLQRVHYLAGDFQEGSTYRRLNDLLSEVDRTTETKGNYIFYLATIPGLFGRIVTHLGEYGLTVEREGIWRRVIIEKPFGHDLDSARALNHELQRVLQERQIYRIDHYLGKETVQNILVFRFANGIFEPVWNRRYIDHVQITVAESLGVEHRGRYYEQAGALRDMVPNHLLQLLCFLAMEPPNSFAADAVRDEKAKVLRGVIPLSSLDVLRFVAFGQYGQGAIDGKPIDGYRAEPHVAPESMTETFVAMKLFVDNWRWAGVPFYLRTGKRMTRRLTEIVVQFKCAPFMLFRKTQVDRLAPNVLVIRIQPDEGISLHFGAKVPGPTVRIGTVDMDFQYADYFGNAPHTGYETLLHDAMAGDATLFQRADNIELGWSVVQMILDVWKSLPGPAAFPNYQSGSWGPPEADALLRREGREWWNGGQA; encoded by the coding sequence ATGAACCTAGGGCCTACTATGGATCTTCCCCGGCTTCGTACTCCGTGCGTGATGGTCATTTTCGGGATCGACGGCGATCTTGCGAAGCGGAAACTGCTTCCAGCCGTCTACAATCTCATGGCCGGGCAGTTCCTGCCGGAAGAATTCGCCATTGTGGGACTCGATCGGCCGGAAAGTACGACCGAGGCTTTTCGAGAAAAATTGGATCGGGTCATGGGCGAGTATTTGCCCGTGTCCGCCGACCGAGCGGTCTGGCAGGCGGTGTTGCAACGCGTGCATTACCTGGCTGGGGATTTTCAGGAAGGAAGTACCTATCGCCGGCTCAATGATCTCCTGTCGGAAGTGGACAGGACCACCGAGACCAAGGGGAATTACATTTTCTATCTGGCGACCATTCCGGGATTGTTCGGCAGAATCGTGACGCATCTCGGCGAGTACGGGTTGACGGTCGAACGGGAGGGAATCTGGCGTCGAGTCATCATCGAAAAGCCGTTCGGACATGACCTGGATTCCGCGCGGGCTCTCAATCATGAACTGCAACGTGTGCTGCAGGAACGTCAGATCTACCGGATCGATCACTATCTCGGCAAGGAAACGGTGCAGAACATCCTGGTGTTCCGGTTTGCCAACGGCATCTTTGAGCCGGTGTGGAATCGGCGATATATCGATCATGTGCAAATCACGGTGGCGGAGAGCCTCGGGGTCGAACACCGCGGCCGATACTACGAACAGGCCGGCGCCTTGCGGGACATGGTGCCGAATCACCTCCTGCAGCTGCTCTGTTTTTTGGCGATGGAGCCGCCCAACTCCTTTGCCGCGGATGCCGTGCGCGACGAGAAAGCCAAGGTCCTACGTGGCGTGATTCCACTGAGTTCCCTCGACGTCTTGCGGTTTGTCGCGTTTGGTCAGTATGGCCAGGGGGCGATCGACGGGAAGCCTATTGACGGGTATCGCGCGGAACCGCATGTAGCTCCGGAGTCGATGACAGAGACCTTCGTGGCGATGAAACTCTTTGTCGACAACTGGCGCTGGGCCGGAGTGCCGTTTTATTTGCGGACGGGAAAACGCATGACCCGGCGTTTGACCGAAATTGTGGTCCAATTCAAGTGCGCGCCGTTTATGTTGTTTCGAAAGACTCAAGTCGATCGGTTGGCCCCGAATGTGCTCGTCATCCGGATCCAACCGGACGAGGGTATTTCTCTGCATTTCGGCGCCAAGGTTCCGGGACCGACGGTGCGGATCGGGACCGTGGATATGGATTTTCAGTATGCCGACTATTTCGGGAATGCTCCGCATACCGGGTACGAAACGCTGCTCCACGATGCCATGGCCGGCGACGCGACGCTGTTTCAGCGCGCCGACAACATCGAATTGGGCTGGTCGGTCGTGCAGATGATTCTGGATGTCTGGAAGTCTCTTCCCGGGCCGGCGGCCTTTCCGAACTATCAAAGCGGAAGCTGGGGCCCTCCGGAAGCCGACGCGCTCTTGCGGCGCGAGGGCCGAGAGTGGTGGAACGGCGGGCAGGCCTAG
- the msrA gene encoding peptide-methionine (S)-S-oxide reductase MsrA: MTQGGMEIATLAGGCFWCLEAVYDQVKGVHSVESGYIGGQVDEPTYEQVCGGRTGHAEAVRITFDPSVVSYRDLLNVFVVIHDPTTVNRQGNDIGTQYRSAIFYHSPEQQRCAQEVIAAVTEAGLYQNPVVTEVVPATQWFEAERYHQEYFARNPFEGYCAYVVGPKVAKFRQKFSSLLRG; encoded by the coding sequence ATGACGCAGGGCGGGATGGAGATTGCCACGCTGGCGGGAGGCTGCTTTTGGTGTCTGGAAGCGGTCTATGACCAGGTCAAAGGCGTGCACTCGGTTGAATCCGGATATATCGGCGGTCAAGTGGATGAGCCGACCTATGAGCAAGTGTGCGGCGGTCGAACCGGTCATGCGGAGGCGGTGCGGATCACCTTCGATCCTTCGGTGGTGAGCTATCGCGATCTGCTGAACGTATTTGTTGTCATTCATGATCCGACGACAGTGAATCGACAGGGGAACGATATCGGGACCCAATACCGTTCCGCAATTTTCTATCACTCCCCCGAGCAACAACGTTGCGCGCAGGAAGTGATTGCGGCTGTGACGGAAGCGGGCCTCTACCAGAATCCGGTGGTGACCGAGGTGGTCCCGGCGACGCAGTGGTTCGAAGCGGAACGCTACCATCAAGAGTACTTTGCGCGGAATCCGTTTGAAGGGTACTGCGCGTATGTGGTGGGGCCAAAGGTCGCGAAGTTCCGCCAGAAGTTTTCGTCTCTACTCCGGGGGTGA
- a CDS encoding PilZ domain-containing protein, translated as MDMDLRSSARVTVAYPVRLSGDSMFGQGTLINLSAPGCAIETTLPVRPGDYLELHVMAPDQARPLTVGLAKVRWATEQKAGVEFIRVRQDEQSRLQRLIGLVLEESTVGTTPDRKELTAA; from the coding sequence ATGGACATGGATCTTCGTTCATCCGCCCGCGTGACCGTCGCCTACCCAGTTCGGCTCTCCGGAGACTCAATGTTCGGCCAGGGCACGCTCATCAATCTTTCGGCGCCCGGCTGCGCCATCGAAACGACTCTTCCCGTTCGACCAGGCGACTATCTTGAGTTGCACGTCATGGCACCGGATCAGGCCAGACCGCTGACCGTGGGGCTCGCGAAAGTTCGTTGGGCAACCGAGCAGAAGGCTGGTGTGGAGTTCATTCGAGTGCGTCAGGACGAGCAGAGCCGTCTACAGCGCTTGATCGGGCTCGTCCTGGAAGAGTCGACTGTCGGAACCACGCCCGACAGGAAGGAATTGACCGCCGCCTAG
- a CDS encoding DUF3422 family protein encodes MTDSVEPAGADSRPAGFLNRIHQSNKQYLPQWLGVPAHIHHVAYRMANPPVERPNSRREFQHLLQALEISEGAIEERFGYGFKVAANGDRLVVVWEAHTEYYSYQVWHVLKDASAPLDFGPITFPGYVMPLCPLGVRVNALDLLFLPQDLPLERELPARLPGAMVYGSRILGDDIVAVTSFTPDEFDRERYLVCSTSEQVLRQQVAKVVDTIVAIENYYHLVMLPMKAFSRAVDQIHDYEQRHLYQRAVLIEQLGGTTPPTMQKWLTVLTQDLLQVSRLAESMRYRLSASVPYDRIVQSNLAALQERPYPPLRQISEYVSWKITGVTDGYQQLLRRIDAMEKDFEATVAVLRTHIELRLQEQNIQLQDQNMKLLASVDSTTRAQAILQRTVESLSVIVITYYLTGLGGYVLKACYEMGWIKNANVATAIFVPIAFAISFTLMTVGRTIIVKRMANPATDPGGH; translated from the coding sequence ATGACGGACTCAGTCGAGCCTGCCGGAGCCGATTCCCGTCCTGCGGGATTTCTGAACCGGATTCATCAGTCCAATAAGCAGTATCTCCCGCAGTGGCTCGGTGTGCCGGCGCACATTCATCACGTCGCGTACCGGATGGCCAATCCGCCGGTGGAACGACCCAACAGTCGCCGGGAGTTTCAGCATCTGCTCCAGGCATTGGAAATTAGCGAAGGCGCGATTGAGGAGCGCTTTGGCTATGGGTTCAAGGTTGCGGCCAACGGAGACCGCTTGGTGGTGGTGTGGGAAGCCCACACGGAGTACTACAGCTACCAGGTCTGGCATGTGCTCAAGGACGCGAGCGCCCCGTTGGATTTCGGCCCGATCACGTTCCCGGGGTATGTTATGCCCCTCTGTCCCCTCGGCGTTCGGGTGAACGCCCTGGACCTGCTCTTTCTGCCTCAAGATCTGCCGCTCGAGCGGGAACTGCCTGCGAGACTCCCCGGCGCCATGGTGTACGGGAGTCGGATTCTGGGGGACGATATTGTGGCGGTCACCAGTTTCACGCCCGATGAGTTCGATCGGGAGCGATATCTGGTTTGTTCAACCTCGGAGCAGGTGCTCCGGCAACAGGTGGCGAAAGTGGTGGATACGATCGTCGCGATCGAAAACTACTATCACCTGGTCATGTTGCCGATGAAGGCCTTCTCCCGGGCGGTCGATCAAATTCATGACTATGAGCAACGGCATCTCTATCAGCGGGCCGTACTGATCGAGCAGTTGGGCGGGACCACTCCGCCGACGATGCAGAAGTGGCTGACGGTCCTCACGCAGGACCTGCTGCAAGTGAGCCGGTTGGCGGAATCGATGCGATATCGGCTGTCGGCCTCGGTGCCCTACGACCGTATCGTGCAAAGCAACCTGGCGGCGTTACAGGAGCGGCCCTATCCTCCGCTTCGGCAAATCTCGGAATATGTGAGTTGGAAGATCACCGGCGTCACAGACGGCTATCAACAGTTGCTCCGCCGCATCGATGCCATGGAGAAGGATTTCGAGGCCACCGTCGCCGTCCTTCGTACCCACATTGAACTGCGGTTGCAGGAGCAGAATATTCAACTGCAGGATCAGAACATGAAGTTGCTGGCCAGCGTGGATTCCACAACACGCGCGCAGGCGATTCTCCAACGTACGGTTGAGAGCCTCTCCGTGATCGTCATCACCTACTATCTGACAGGCTTGGGCGGCTATGTGCTGAAGGCTTGTTACGAGATGGGGTGGATCAAGAATGCCAATGTGGCGACGGCGATTTTCGTGCCGATCGCGTTCGCGATTTCCTTCACCCTCATGACGGTGGGGAGGACAATCATCGTCAAGCGGATGGCGAATCCCGCCACGGACCCTGGGGGACACTGA
- a CDS encoding cell envelope integrity protein TolA: MRSHVFHRLFTPACARFRQWSLRLLIPGVLALTGGAPYANGSPIQLAPQDLQIELPADSLFGSIPVNRRLTVFIHVPDSPAWQGIPLLARFEIPDTAPYIVPMDMDHHRHGYSTTVDLGRLSSTIGTPPKATTVHILIGRPRGEQVEPLLSRTVIITIAIPGYADHHRGPADLSLQMTEGLRHLQHAPADLALLEGQVNEEELVGTRNLARQDGYWKMLQGLIRQRLQDDPGGRQVTALRRGPGIGFRLYANGEAQLIEVERSSGDLKLDQAALLAVVNAHPFPPFPAGTSDNFVDVHVEVPPRAH, translated from the coding sequence ATGCGATCTCATGTGTTTCATCGACTGTTCACCCCGGCATGCGCCCGTTTCCGTCAATGGTCCCTGCGCCTGCTGATCCCGGGAGTGCTGGCACTCACTGGCGGGGCGCCATACGCGAACGGATCGCCCATCCAACTCGCACCGCAAGATCTCCAGATCGAGTTGCCCGCCGACAGCTTGTTCGGCTCCATACCGGTCAATCGTCGACTCACGGTCTTCATTCACGTCCCCGATTCACCGGCCTGGCAAGGCATCCCGCTGCTCGCCCGGTTCGAAATCCCCGACACAGCCCCGTACATCGTGCCGATGGACATGGACCACCACCGACATGGGTATTCCACCACCGTCGACCTGGGCCGACTGTCGAGCACCATAGGGACACCCCCAAAAGCGACGACCGTTCACATTCTCATCGGTCGCCCGCGCGGGGAACAGGTGGAGCCACTGCTCAGTCGCACCGTCATCATCACGATCGCCATTCCAGGCTACGCGGATCACCACCGAGGTCCGGCAGACCTTTCGCTGCAGATGACTGAGGGCCTGCGACACCTTCAGCACGCACCCGCAGACCTCGCCCTCCTGGAAGGCCAGGTGAACGAAGAGGAACTGGTCGGAACTCGGAATCTGGCACGGCAGGATGGCTATTGGAAAATGCTGCAGGGATTGATCCGGCAACGGCTACAGGACGACCCCGGAGGTCGCCAGGTCACCGCGTTACGGCGAGGACCGGGCATCGGCTTTCGGCTCTATGCAAACGGAGAGGCGCAGCTCATTGAAGTCGAACGGAGTTCCGGGGACCTGAAGCTCGACCAGGCTGCACTGCTGGCCGTAGTGAACGCCCACCCGTTTCCCCCGTTTCCTGCAGGGACATCAGACAATTTCGTGGACGTGCATGTTGAAGTCCCGCCTCGAGCCCATTAA